In the genome of Nycticebus coucang isolate mNycCou1 chromosome 12, mNycCou1.pri, whole genome shotgun sequence, the window TTCTAAAATAGCCATGATAAATATAATGATAGTCTTGGCTTGGAGTTATCATTTTTCTTGTTCTCAATAAAGTTACTGTTCTCAGAAAGGTTCTTATCATGTGAAATAGTAACTTCAAGGGCAATCTTGGGAGTAAACACTCATTTATGATGCATGGGTGCTAAAGACTTTTGATAGGGAAATGGAGTTTCCTAAACCTTCTTCCCACATAAAAAGATAGCTCAGAAATCCTACTTCTGCAAGTACTGTGGTATTTTCTTTGTGATAGGTTAAAGTATCTCTCTTTCTCCACCTTTAAAATCTCCTAATCACAAGACTCCAATAGGaggcaaatgaaaaaaaactaTCTGCTCTGATCTTAGTCACATAAGCAAGAAAATTTTATCATTGCTCATTCAATGTTCTTATTTACTTCAGGATAAATCATGCCAAAAATATTTAGTGACGGCTTATAGATAAGGCATGAAGTCTATGGAAATTGGTATATGAGTGTCAAAAAAGGAGTTTATGTTCCCAGGCTTAAACCAGTCATCTCTAGCTGATTATCTACTGATAATATGTACATTCATCTGAACTCCTGTGCACTGTAGTAACTATAAGTAGAATTAGTAGGAGTGGAAATTAGTTTAGAGtttatgaaatataatatttagaaacatCCTCAAATGTAATACTACCTTGACTTTTTCAATAATATAGTCTTCTAAGTAATCGCCATTTCAAGCAGATGTTCTTTGGtgattgcttttttattttaatgaagcaaAACTATAGCTAAATGGTTTGCCAGATGACTACTATGCAGTTATGGTCTAACCTACTACATAGCTGGCATGAAAAGATCTTAGAAAGTAATATGAAAAATCACAGGATTTGAACTGACTTTCTGACAGAAATGGACACTTCTGTTTCACCCCTACTTGTCCTCGACTTTCTTAAACGTAGTAGCATCAGTCTCTATAATGTTTACGGCTTTTTGGAAGACCTCCACGATTGGTCCCATATCCTTGACAGTTTGCTCCAATAGATCTGCGGCTGCCTCCAGGGAATTGTCGGCATTCTTGATTTTCAGGGCCTCCTGCAACTTTTTCAAGATGTCCGTTGAAGTGGTTTGGGAAGGACTTGGACTCACGCCTTTCTTGGACGTGGTAGCATCTGATTGCTCTTTGGCGTCTTCCCTGTAGAAGTCACTTAATTGAAGATTCATGATGGGGAGTTTCATCAAGAGTGAAAGAGAAGATTCCAAACTCCCAAGGATGTTACCAGCATGTAGCGCAGAGACAATGACTGGTGTCTGGacatttttgaatatttctttagcTGAGTCTTGCAACTCCTTTACACTAATATTCTTCTCAACCACACTGGACATAGCTGTTGCAATCTTGGAAGACAAAGATTCCATCTGCATGCTGCTGTACTTTTCATCCACCACAGATCTCATGTCCTTTAAAGTTTTGAGCATTTGTTCAAAGAAATCCTGAATATTACTATTTTCTTGCACGGCTACCAAGAGGATCTGAGTACTCATGTTGTAGTTAAACAATTTGATCAGTGTGTTTGTGAAGGAATTAAGATTTTTTATGTGAAAGAAGAACATTTTGGCAGCTTGAACCAGCCTTTCTTTATCCTTTTCCGGCTCTGAAGACATTTCTCCAACAAAGAAGTTTCAGCACtgcaaagcaaaacaataatCTAAATGAAAGCTAAAAGTGGATTTGGTAACcataaagaaactaaaagtatAGTCTAAACGTGAGGATAATTCTGGCCAAGAGCAGGAAAGCTATACAAACTTTAAAACAGAAATGATCCTATGCTTTgataaaaaacataaatgaaagcaGATTAGGAGTGTATTGCTGAATTCATACCATATATCAAACATGGTGTGCTAGATCTTGAATATTTGGACAGGCTGATAGATGGAATGCCATTAATCTCAAGGATATTACCTTAAACTAGCTATTCAGCGTAGGGAAGAAGATTGGCTAAAGCATTAGAAATTATATAGAGGGACTCTGGTTCCAGTTAAGATAAAGTACGTTCCATCTGACCTTGCCTACTCATTATAACCAAAAATCCTGGTCAGAATTGTGAAGTAACTATCAGATAATGCTTAAAAGGTGGATAACAGCAGGTCATGGACATAAAAAGTATAGTATTTGAAGGCCAATTTAGCAATGGAGTCTCTGGGgggttttatgtttgtttgtttgggggtgggtgtcttttattggttttttttgtttgtttctttttttggtcttttcttgCTTCTTATATATCTTGGGCTCTAGAGTAGCCTGAAACTAGAACTGTGAAAAAGACCAAGTAGGGAAAGCTCCAGAAGCAGCCCACTCTAACAGGCAAGTCGGAAGCTGAGGCCTTTCCTGGCAGATCCCTTTGAGGCCAAGTACCAGTAGCAAAATGACAACTCCTGCCCACCCTCTCACTTCCCCAGGGCAGAGGCAGCCCTTAATGCTTTTAACTTCTGAGTGCTAGGGAGAAACAGCagtaccaccaccaccatagttCTTCAACTTTCACTCCCCACAAACACAT includes:
- the C12H12orf60 gene encoding uncharacterized protein C12orf60 homolog; amino-acid sequence: MSSEPEKDKERLVQAAKMFFFHIKNLNSFTNTLIKLFNYNMSTQILLVAVQENSNIQDFFEQMLKTLKDMRSVVDEKYSSMQMESLSSKIATAMSSVVEKNISVKELQDSAKEIFKNVQTPVIVSALHAGNILGSLESSLSLLMKLPIMNLQLSDFYREDAKEQSDATTSKKGVSPSPSQTTSTDILKKLQEALKIKNADNSLEAAADLLEQTVKDMGPIVEVFQKAVNIIETDATTFKKVEDK